The genomic stretch TCGCTTCTCATCTAGGTTGAGTAGCGTATATAGCCCAACCCCGGCCAAAATGGCTACCATTAGCTCCATTAAGATGAGAATCATTGAGGGAACACGGAACTTATTAAAAAATGGGAGGAGTTTGAAAAGCACGTCAAACAGATAGGGCCAATAGCTGCCAAAGCTCACCAGCAAGGCCAACAGCATGGTAGAGAGCAGAAATATTTTCACCTTTAAGTTTTCCCGATTAAAAAATGCTGCAACCATAAGGATAAGGAGCGTTAATCCAATGAAGTCGGAATGTTCGGTAAACGTGCGACCGCCCCAGTAGGTTTGACCACCAAATCCAAACCAGTCAGAGAAAAAGAGGGCTAAAAATTCATAGGGTGGGAAGGACCAACTCGTGGCATAACCATACTCTAGTCCCCCGCTAGCGCTTCCACCTCGAATTGTGTGAGCTACATATGCCAGGGAAGGGATGTAAAGGACTGCCGCCAAACCAATTCCCAGGATCAGACCTCCCAGAAAATATCCGACTGAGAGCTGAAAATTTTTCCAATTTTTCTCAACGGCCCTGAAAATTACTTCAATTACGACATACCAGCCCATAGCCATCCATCCATAATAGGCGACCTGAACGTGTCCCCTCTGAAGCTGGAAACCAGCCACAATGGCCAGGATTACCAAACCTTTCAAGTCGGGTTTGTCAAATATCCTTTTGGTAGCGTAAATCAACCAGGGTAGATAGGCAGCAGTCATCATCTGCGACCCATGACCAGCTGAGACCATAACGATAAAAAATGGGGTCAACATATAGGCAAATCCGCCAAGCAGAGCTGGCAAGAAACCCACTTTAAGACTCCTCAGCAATACATAGACACCCATGGCGGCCAAGAGATAATGGAACAGCATGCTCCACAGTGATGGCATGCCAATTTTATTAAAAAGACTCAATATTAAATTGGGGAAGTAGACCCACTTTGTATACATCATGCTGCTGAAAGCCGGCATACCCGAAAAAATGTAGGGTTGCCATAGAGGATACTCCCCCGTCTCAGTATGGTAAAGACTAAGTTGTCGTGTCATCCCTGAGGCTGCAGTAGTATCACCTCCACCAAAGATGTATCCTTTGAAAAAAACAGTTGAGAATAAGGCAAGCAGAATGAGAAGAAATATTCCTAATGCCTTGTTAATATCCTTGCGAATAAATTCTGAAAACATAGTGAGTCCTTGCGATACATCGGAATGGTTAAGGTTCATAGAAGGATAGGGAAACTCCAGTGCAAGAAGAGTCCATACCAAGCTTCATTTGCATCGAAGCTAAACCCATAATGGTTTATGGAAAATGATTTATCAGCTGAGAATCGGTCGACGCTTAATACTGGAGATTATTTTTGTATATTTAATCCCCATTACACCTCAATTATCATTAAAGTGATTAACAGTTCTGACACCAAAGCTAATTTGCCAACAAATAGTCTATTAAAACCATCATATCGGAAATACTAATGACGCCATCCCCGGATATATCCGCACATCTTTCATTAAAATCGTTGACTGGCCTTCCAATGATGTATTGGACAAGGGTGATTAAATCAGAAATGTCTGTAATTCCATCACCATTGGCATCTCCTCTCGTCAGGCAGGCGTTTGGGGACACATCAGCAACTATGATATCTGCTCCGTTGACCAGGTCACCATGATTCCCCCACGCGGACAGATCCTCTGCAACTTGATTGTCAAAGTTATAGTAAGCTGCCAAATCAGGTTCATCTCCAGTTAAAGTCTCAAACATATCATTTTGAATTTGTTCAGCTGATCTGGGGATTGACCATAGTTTCATTTCGTCGATATACCCATAGAAATATCCGGCTTCGTAAAGAACTGAATGGAAGTGCCGACCTATCTCCACCTGATCAATGCTATAATCAAAGTCACCCGTCTGACGATTCACATCAGCCGAAACCAATACTCCATCCAGGTATAGGTATAGGCTATCCAGGCCTACCACACCAGCATAGTGATGCCATTCTGCATAATCCCTTGCAGGATATTCAACAATATCGTTTGGTCCCTGGGTACTTCTGATATTAAACCGTATCATGTCACCGGCAGTGGGATTTTTGGCATTGAGTATTATGGATGCAGCACCAGTCTCTGTTGCGTAATCCCGCTGGGCAAAAAGCGTATTTTGTTGTTCCAAACCACCACCAGTTCCCAACATAGCTGCCCAGATTTCAATGGTAAATTCTGTTGTATATATAAGCGGGTTGGGGATACTCACATAATCATCCAGCCCATCTAGATAAAGACTATAGCCAAATTCGATATTATTTAATTCCATCTCAATGATGTGGGCATCATCCATGGGCATCCCATCATGTCCATTTTGAGTTAAATCGATCATCCCCTCCGATTCAAAGTCCCAATGTGCAAGCAGCGGAAGGTCTATGTATTGAATGAAGCCATGTTTTGCATCTAATATGTCAGGACGATTCAGTGCTCCCCCCCAGATACGAAGATCATCAATGAAACCATTAAAAAAACCCGCAAGATAACTGGATGAATGGTAATGGCGGCCGATCTCAATTAGCTCAATACTTTGATGAAAAATCCCTGACTGAGTGTTTTCCACAATATCAACCAATTCGCCATCAAAGTACAGAAACACACTATCTGTGCTCACAACACCTGCATAATGATGCCATTCTTCATAATCGCTGGCAGGATACTCCACAATATTATTTGGTCCATTTGTACTTCTGATATTAAACCGTATCATATCTCCTACAGTGGGGCTTACGGCATTCAGGATTATGGCTGATGTACCCGTTCCTGTTGAGTAATCCCGCTGAGTGAAAATAGTATGTTGTCCGTCCAGCCCACCTCCAATTCCATTGGTGTAAGCCCACCCCTCGATTGTAAATTCAGTCCCTTCAATAATTGTTGAGGGTAATGATACATAATCCCCGTCCCCATCGAGATGAAGCACATGATTTTGACCAAATAACCATACTGTGGTTATTAAATTTAGTAATACCCATATTGGAATCCGAGTTCTCATACATTTTCCCCGCAATTTGGTTGATCTGATACGATGGTCTAAACTTAACCTGCATTATTAGAGAATTAAGTACTCTTTTTTATAACAAAAATAATTCCTGAAATCGTGGTAAATGTTGGGCTTTTCCACTCGCTTTAGATTGCACATATTTTGGGTATCTGGTCACCACCTACGCAGGAATTATTTTTTAAGCGGAAATCCTCCGCTGTTCCCTTTTACCTTTTACCAGTGGTCAAGCCTTTTAGTTTAATTCGTCAGTATCACGCCGGTGATTTTCAACGTGGAGATTCAGAAAATGATATACATTCTGTATTCAAATGACTATGAACTGTTTCTCGGTGGGAACTACCTACCCGAAAACGAAGTTCTGATTCAGACAACAGAAAATGTACTCCGATCTTGTGACGAACTTGGTGTACCCATGACCCTCTTCTGTGATCTGACCTGCCTGTGGCGCTATCGTGAATTGGGTTATACTGAGTTTCCGCATTTGGTGGAAGAGCAACTGGTGCAGGCCATCAGGAGTGGCCATGACGTTCAGACCCACATCCATCCCCACTGGCTTGAAACTGAAATTTCATTTGGTAAGGATGGCAGTACAACTTTCGAAGTTGACCCTGTCAAATTTCTCATCGGGAACTGGTCTCCAGAGGATGGAAGCAGCTTACGTGATTTCTGTGTAGGTCTCTTAACAAAGGCAAAAAAGCACTTAGAGGATTTATTGATCCCTATTAACCCAAACTATGAGTGTCTGGCCTATAGAGCAGGTGGATATGGTGTCCAACCACATTCTGAGGATATTTTCAGCGCACTCAAACAAACAGGATATACTATTGACTCATCAATAGTTCCTGGAATGACCTATGAGACCGATGTGAATCGTATTGACTTCACCCAGGTACCATCACTTGGGAATTATTTTATTTCTCCCAGCACAGGTTTAGCTGAGGCTGCAGACAGCGGCGTGTTTGAGATTCCAGTATTAGCCCTTAGAAAGGGTGAAGCCAGATGGCATCTAGCTAAAGCGTTTTTTAGAAAAGTGATCGGGGCATTCCTTTTTCGCGAAAGACGTAAACGGTTGGGATATCCTATCCAGATGAGTAATACACCCGCGAAGAAAAACACTCTGGCCAAGCAACTCATGCAAGAGGTTAAAATCGTTAGAGATGGTTGGTATTTGCTGGAATTGGGAGAGGATCCCGATCTAATGGTGGATGTTGCTACCCAATACATCCAGCAATATCAAGAAAATAATTCGGACCTCTTTGTGTCCATTAGTTGCCATTCTAAATCAATGAATCCTAAAATACTAAGTGCATTTAAAACATTTCACCAGCAGATGGAACTCCGCTATGGCTCACAATTGAAAGCAATCACATTCCAGGAAGCTGGGAAGTATCTGAACCAGGAAAAGAAATAAGCTGTTATGAATCAGATCACTAAGCTCATCCCTCTATCTATTCGCAAATCCATTCGCCCGTTGTATAGTTCTTTACGGTCTATTGTGCGGAATCTACGCAGAGCCCGGATGGATGCATCATCGCTTGCCGATTTAAAATCCGACCTTGCTGCAGCACGATTTGGAGCAGGTGATATTTTAATGGTCCACTCAGCCATGTCACAAGTTGGCAATGTGGATGGTGGTGCAGGAACCATTATTAAAAGTTTTCTGGAAACCGTTGAACCTTCTGGCACCCTTTTGATGCCTGCATATGGATCAGCAGCTGACGTTGAAGAAGGCATGAAAACTGGGAGCATTATCGACCTGCGCACACAGAAATCACATATGGGAAAAATTACTGAAGTTTTCAGGACCTGGCCAGGTGTCATAAGAAGCTCTCACCCTTTTTCCTCAGTATGTGCAATCGGCAAGCAAATGGACTATATGCTTTCAGATCATTGGAAAGATCCAAATATCAGTCATACAGATTCACCCCTGGGGAGAATCGTTGAATTGGATGCCCAGATTGTTGGTATAGGGGTAACAATTGCAGTGGGTATGGCAGTTTCACATGTGATAGAGGATACTGATGAGACATTCCCAATTGAAGTCCACTCCCCTATTTTTGAAGCAAAATATATTGACTCAAATGGGGATTCGGTTAGGCGTGATATTACCCGATTTGATCCTGAGGTATCTAAAACACGTATTGGCAGTCCAAATACGGAGTGGATAAACGAAATGCTCACCCAACATTTTTCAGCAATTGGTCTTATGCGACAATTTAAATTTGGCAATGCAGCTTCATGGGTGATGCATGCAGCTCCTGTGTTTAAGGAGCTAGAAAGATTAGCCAAAAAAGGTATTACGATTTATCTCACAGAATCTCAATGGAAAGAGATGAATAGAGGGAATCCCTCTATTGACTCCTGGCAAGCTTAGGTTCGACGACTATCCTACCCTGAGTTGAGCTATACCAGTCCGCCGCTTAAATCTATAGATGACCCTGTTATATATTTTGTATTTCTCAGATACTCCACCGTTGAGAGAATATCCTGGGGTTCACATAAGAAGCCTGCTGGTATTTGAGCAGTAATTTTCTTCCTGTACTCTTCCGGGACAGTATTGATCATACCGAGTTCTGAATAACCCAAATTTATGTTATTGATGGTTACATTGAGCGAAGCATTCTCAATAGCCAAAGATTTTGTCATACCCCAAAGGGCGGATTTGGATGCAGAATACGCACTGATACCAGGGGTAGGTTTAACGGCCACCACGGATGAAAAGTTAATCACCCTACCATATTTTTGATCACGCATTAGGGGCAACAAAGCCCTTATAAAGTGGTAGCTGCCAAACAAATTGGTCTCTACCACCTTTTTCCATTCATCAGGATCACTTTTATGTGTGTAAGCGTTGTATGAAATTCCTGCACAATTAATCAGGGTGAGGTGATTGGCAGACTCTGCTATTTTTTCAACAAATTCAACTACCTGAGTAGAATCGCAGACATCAATTCGAACAAAATTGTCCACACGATGTTGAGGTACAGTACTAAGGTATGTTCCAATAATTGGCTCATCTCCCCTGTCCAGATATGTCTCAAGCAAGTATTTGCCTATCCCCTTTGATGCCCCGGTAATAATAATCATGCGATATCTTTCGTTTTTATATTTATGACCAGCGTAATATTGAAGCGCCATAGGTCCAACCAGAACCAACAGCAGCAAATAGTAAGGTACTTCCACCATGGAGCTTGCCACTACGATTTGATTCATCCAGAAGAATGGGAATCGTACCACCACTTGTGTTGGCGTATTTATCCATGTTGGTCAAAACCTTTTCCCAGGGAAGTTTTAAAATTTCTGCAGTTTTTTGCAAGATTTTAATTGAGGGTTGATGTGGAATCATATAGTCGATATCATCAATGGTAAGTCCGGTATCCGCAAGCACCTGATTGATGGCAATTGGCAGAACCTTGGTGCCCGTATTGTATACCTCGCGGCCGTTCATCTGGAAATAATGCAGCCCTTGCTCCACACTTTCGTGAGTGGATGGTATTTCTGATCCTCCTGCAGGAATCGTATAGTTCCATTTTCCCCTGCCATCAGTATACAGTCGAAATGCCAGGAAGCCTTCATCCACATCTCCATGAGAAAAAATTGCTGCTCCAGCACCGTCACCAAAAAAAACAGCATCGCGCCTGGTCCAGTCCGTAATTCTGGAGAAGGTATCTGCACCGATAACCAGAACATTATCATAAACACTTGTGGCGATATATTGGGAGGCAACTGACATTGCATATAAGAAACCACTGCACACTGCGGAAATATCAAATGCAACGGCATTATAGGCCTGTATCTTATCCTGCACGATGGCTGCAGTTGATGGAGCAAGTCGATCTGGTGTCGCTGTTGCAACGATGATTAAATCTATGTCCGTTACCTTAAGACCAGCATTTTCAATGGCATTGAGGGCGGCTTTTGAGGCCAAATCACTGGTTGCCTGATTTTCTGCTGCGATCCGTCTTTCTTTAATGCCCAGATTCTCATATATCCATGCAGCATTGGTGTCTATTTTGGATTCCAGATACTCGTTGGTAATTATTTTTTCAGGGAGATATGACCCGGTACCAGTAATTTTTACGGCTCTAACGAATTGTTTCATTTATTTAAAAATATTCCTCTACTCATATCAAAAATGTGAAAAACCGGCCATATCAATTCGCCTATTTTTCAAGCACTGAAGACAAAACCTGTTTGAAAGTGTCATAGATATCTTTTTTGACCTCGGGCAACTTTAGAGCGATGGTCTTGGATAGCGCAGTGCGTTGTTTCCAGAGCTCATCAAATTTTTGTTGGAGGGAGTCCAGCTCAAGTTTATCGACGGGCATATCCCATTCCTCCATACCAAACAGTCCCAGAACACCTCGATATTTATGATGCCAACCAATGGAGATCGTTGGTTTCTCAAGTGAGAGTGCTGCAATGACAGTATGATATCTGGAGGCAACCACCACACTGGATTGCGCTACAACCCCCTTTATTTGCATGGCAGTTAGACCTGTGGGATCGATAAGTATGCATTTCTCACTGGCAACCAGATCGTTAATTTTTTGTGCGATCCTTAAATCATTATCTTCAGGTACAATGGCATTTGGCAACAGGGTAACGCTGATTTCATATGTGTCTATTACCTGCTTGATAAATTTTGAAATAATGTCCAGGTAGGATTGTTCATCAGTTGCTCTACTGGTAGCTTGATGACTCACCGAGACCAGCACATTGCCCTTTGATGTACCAGAGAATAGTGGTGGAATCTCTTCGAAAGGGAGTAAAAATGCTGTATCTGCTGTGAGGTATACATCTGTCACAACGCCAATCTTTTTCAGTTCATTGAAGGACTTCTCATCGCGTGTCATGACTTTGTTAACACAATGCTTCAGGTAGAAGTATGCAAGTCGTCTATTCCACTTCAAATTAAAGGGTCCCAGCGCAGCTGTTGCTTTAACCACTGGAATGCCATAAATCTTTCCCAGGAGCAATCTCAGGCCTTCTCTGAAACGATTGATTAAGGTATTCTTTCCCAGGAAATCTGTAAACATGATTCCCCAGACATCTACTATGACATCGGCATCTTTAAGGGCCAAATGGGATTTTTTATAGGCGGTAAATGGGAAAAATCTAATTATTCTGTAGAACAATCCACCAAGAGCGAGAAAGTTTTCTTCCAGGGGAAGTACGTCTGCCCCATAGAGGTGCTGTTCTTGTTGGTCTTTTGCATATTCTCCAGCCTGGGTGAAATATTTAAATTCCACATCCTCACGGTAGTTTCGAATGGCCTTTTCAGTACTCACATAAAGTGATGGACCACCCAAATTGGAATTTAATCTAGCTCCCATTATCACAACTTTTAAAGTCACGATACGCTCCCTTTTCAAACTTTTATAAAAGATTTCCTAATTTAAGTAACACCCTTCGACTGAACTGCACCAGTGGAAGGAATTTAAGCGTCGTTCTATTCTTTGGGATAAAACTCATAATGTGAAAACCAAGGTTCCACATATAGCGAAAGTGGGTGGTCTGTTCTTTCCCGATGTAGTGAGGGGTGGCTTTCCCGAGAAAGTTGAGTGCCTTTAACCGGGATTGAGCCCCATTTTTAAAATCCACATTCTGACTTCTGGCGACTTCCTCTGGATCGGCTTCTTCCAGGGCAATTGCACCCATTTTTACGGCAAGCTTCAACAATTCGTCCCCGATTTTATTCCTTACCACCAGCATGGATTTGCCCACTTTTTCTTTGGCAATAAATTTTTTATTCCAGGGGTCAGCAAAAGAAATGTCTGCTAATTCGGCTGTGAGATCATTACAGGTAAAGCAGCGGGGTAATTGAAAATCATAGTGAAAAGCAGAGGAAAATACAGCACGTCGCTTTTTATCTTTTTCAGTGGTTCCTCTTTTGATGGTTTTCTTCTCGCCGTTTTTCATTTTCAAAGAAAACATCCCTGGCCATCCCATGCCCCGATAACGCAATTGGGAGACATCCTCAGGATTTATTTCATTCTTTTTTAAGAAATATTCAGTGCCATGAAAGGAATTGGTATTTGCGCAGTATAAGCCAAAATGATAGAGAATTTTGCTTTTGAGGCGTGGGTTGATTTTCTCAAGTTTTCGCACGCCGTGCAGGTGACAGGGTAGTCCTACTACGGCATATCGACCTTCTGAATTCGCGATCTCTGTGAGGGCATCACCCAGGTGGGCCGGGCAATATTTAGAACCTGCCGCCGCTCTAACTTCTTCACTGGTTCTAGCGATAACCCCGCGTGGCTCTAAACCAGTATCCATGGTAATTACGGCCACACCCTCAATGAGCTTCTGTTCCAGGGCAAAAATAAGCAGAGATGTGACAACACCGCCAGAGCTGGATGTAAATCTTACGTCATGATCCATGGCATGGGAGTAATAACATTTGTCATAATTCCCAAGAATGGGTGAATGTTTGGTGCCCTCAATAAATTTCTGGGATAGTTTAGTAAAATTAACCTCTACTCCAGGGCATACGATAACACATTTACCAACTTTTGATTCCTCGCAAAAATCACAAATGGACTCGTCAATAATTGGTATAAACATCCCACTTTTTTTATCGTTGACAATTGTGATTGCATCCACATGGCAGGAAGGTTGGCAAATGCCGCAACTCATGCATAAATCAGAGCTAACTACAGTGGTGACAGTACGATGATCCCTGAGCATAATTATCAGGTACTTTTCGGGATATTTGATCCCCTCGCGAAGGTGAAGATAAAGGGTAGCATCAGTAAATAATATACAGCCATAACAAGGGCATAAATATTAATAAAGGTGGAAAATGCAAGGTCAAAGTAGTCAACCATTCCCAGAGAGATGACGGTCAAAGTTAAAAATCCAACCTGCCAGGCCAGAGATATGTACTGCTTATTGAATATATTATTGATAGCGCTTAATGGGGAAACCACAAATTTTGCTGCCATCATAGGAATCAGGTACCTGGCATACAATCCAGCCTGTGCCCAATTTTGGCCAAACACGATTACAAACAAATCCTGAATGATGAAATGCAGGAATCCAAATCCTACAATACTGAGCAAGGATAATTTCCAGAAGGTTGATTTTAGTGTTTTTTGAGCGCTGCCTGTTTCATTCTTCTCGCTAGTGGCCTCCTGGAAAAACACCTGACCGATTGAATTGCCCAGAAAACTCATGGGTAGGATCAGGATGCGATTGGCAAAAGAATAATACCCAAGCAAAGCTATGGAGAATATTGATGAAATTGAAATATTCAGCACATTTTGAGTCAACGTGTTTGAAAGGACGGCGGCCACTGAAAACTGAGGGAATCGTTTATATCTTTTTAGCAATATTTTTGTTGAACTCAGCGCTGGGAAAGAGAGCCGAAGCATGCGTCCCCTGAGATTGGTGAATAGCGCTACAATTTGAGTCAGGCTTCCCAGTATTTGGCCAAGAATTAGGCCCAACGCATCGCCCTTCAAGGTACCTGCAATCAGCTGAACACTACCATTGACCATTGATTTAATAACTGAGACTTTTGATAGAAGGGAAAACGCATTAAGTCGGGTGGCCAGGATGTTTAAGATATTAAATGTTGCCAGAATAAAGGTCAGAAGTGGCGTAAAATAGATATAGGTAGTCAATGCCTGATTGTTAATGGTATTCATTATTATAGGATGAAAGAGAATAATAGCCAGTAGCATAAGGACACTACTAATCGCCGCTAATGTCCATGATATAACAGTCAGATGCATGGCCTCTTCATCTGTATCGGGCAACATTATGGCTTGCTCATATCTGCCGCTAGATATGACAGATATCAAGGTTGCAATAGAAAGGAAAAGTGCCAGAATACCGAAATCTTCAGGGCTGTATATCCGGGTTAAAATAGGGCTGATTAAAAGTGGGATTGCTTGCCCGATACTGACCCCAGTTGCAAGGGTCAGGACATTTTTGTTAAAACTTGATTTCACGCCTGTTTCCTCGACAGTTCTCTTTGAATGGTCCTTTGCATATTCAGAGAAATCTCATCCCAACTATTTCCCCTGGCCAAATCTAGCGATAGTTCTGGTTGATGGTTCTCAGAGGCAGATCGTATCTGCGAAACAAATTCAGCATGTGATCTCCCTACAAAGATGATCTCACGTAAGGCCTCAATTGTGGATGAATAATTCATGGAAACCACTGCTTTTCCAGCAGCACTGTACTCATAAAGTTTATTCGGATTCAACGGTCTGGTTAATTCATCAACCACAAATGGGATGAGGGCAATATTAAATGTCTGTACATAGGCGGGTAAATCCTGATAACTGACCTTCCCCAGATAGGATAGGTTGTCCAGTCCTTTAAATGCTGGCTGATTTTCAAACCATCCCGGTCGGATTTCAGGCCCAATGAGGATAATTTCATGATCGGTATATGCTCTGCAAACCTCTCGAATTAATTCCGAGTCCAGCCAATCCATGGCTCCGGCATACCCAAGAATGGGTTTGGTAATACTTTTGAGGCGATCTGGTCGAGGTTGCAATGTAGAGAAATGCTCAAAGTCCACCCCATTCCCCAGCAAGTGAATATTTTGGGCTCCCAAACTCTCAATGCTATTACTGATTTCGGGACTCACAGAGAAGCAGAGATCAGCTACACTAAGATAGGTCTTCAGATATTCTTCTAACCAGCTTGGATTTCCTGGGAAATCAAGATGGGCATCATTGGCATCATAGAAATGCAGAGTTGCTCTTTGCCTGGCTGCAACCTTACCCCAGAAAACAGAACTGAGACCAATGACGCGGTTACGGCCAGAGAATCCCAGTAAGCCTGAGATGAACTTAAAATAGAGAGCTCCTGCTATCCCGAATACCCACCGCACAGGTCTGAAATTTAAAAGACTTGATATAAGGGGTTGAGGAATGGTTTTTAAAAATGGTACGGTTATTACAGTAATGTTTCCATGTCGTTTGGGAAACCAGTGTTGACGCTTCCCTAAAACGAAGGGTTCAATGAACAGAATTTTTATATCCGCAGGGAAACGATTTAGAATCTGTTGTTTCCTGGTGACCAGATAGTCCCACTTGATTTCAGAGAACCAGATCAAGCGTTTCATGGGAGCATCAACTTTCTGCACTGGTACTGTTTCCATTAGCTGTTCGATTTTTTAGATAAATGAACGCATATTTAAAGCTGAGAAGAATTTGAGAGACTAGGATCGTAGCCCACTGGTACCATTTTGCATGCGTAGCAATAATTCTTAATAAACCATCAAGTTTTCTTTTCAATTTAGAGAATGCAAATTCACCACCGATAGATGCTGAAACCTTATGATATATTTTGCTCTCAGGTACAAACAATAGCTCATATCCGGCTGCTCTGGTTCGCAGTGAAAGATCCACGTCCTCCCCATACATCTTGAATGATAGATCAAATCCACCCAGTTCAACAGCTAATTTGGTTGGCATCATCAGACAGCAACCCGTGATGTAATCTGTTATCTTAGGATTACCCTCAAGAGTTGACACATTTTTTCTAATATATCGATGCTCTACAACTCCCGTCCACAAGTTGATGTTTCCCCCACCATACCAAATGATATCTGGTACCGCAGAATAGCACATAAGCGGTGCCACCATACCAACTGCTTTTGAATAATCAAATCCTGCCAGCAACGGTTCAAGAAAATCGGGTTCCACCGTCGTGTCATTATTCAAAAAGATGACGTACTCAAAACCATGTTTTTGAGCCCATTCAAGGCCAGCATTATTTCCGCCTCCATAGAACAAATTTGACTCAAGCTCAATGATTTTAACGTCACTAAACTGCTTCTGAATGCGTGGGACTGAATCATCAGTGGATCCATTGTCAATAACGACGATTTCAGCATTGGAATAGGTCACCTTTTGTAGTGATTGAACACACCCTATGGTGTCATCTGCCCCATTCCAATTCAGGACGAGAATACAAATCCTTGGTTCAGGCATTTTGTAGATCCTGTATTAGCCGAGAACAAAAACTTTGAGTAGAATATTGAGATTTTGTGGCTTTGATATTTTCAGTCATTCTATCCTGATCCTCCTGAAGGAAAAATCTCAAAATAGTCTGGCCCAGAGCTTCAGGATTCTCTGGTTCCACCAGATATCCTGTCTCTCCCTCCTGTATATATTCTCCCAACCCTCCAACTTTTGTGGCGATGACGGGGCGATCCATCTGGAGCGCGATTCCAACAATTCCACTTTGGGTTGCAGAACGATATGGTAAAACCAGGACATCAGCTGCTGTGAAATAAAGTGGAAGCTCACTATCGGAAATAAATTCATTGCGAAATATGGTATATGATGAAATCCCCTCAGATTTAATCAGGTCCACATATTTTTGTGAATCCTCATAGGCTTCACCTAGAATGAGAGCGGTATAATCATCAAATTCGTGTTTAATGGCCCCCAGGGCTTTTATCATTATATCCAGGCCCTTATAGGGACGGATGAGACCAAAGTAGAGCACGATGGGATGTTGGGGCAAGTTTAGTTTTGCCCTTGCTTCAGCTTTGGTATGGCTGGATCGATATATTTCATAGAGGGGATGAAAGAGGGTCGATGTCTTCATTCCCGGATGATGTGTCTGGACATCCTGTGAAACCGATTTGGACATGGTGATTACATGGTCTACCCGGCCTAAAATTCTGCAGGCCATCCAAGAATCCAGAAAGGATTCCTCGTGGGGAACCAAATTGTCGATAAGAACGGCAACTTTAATAGATTTTTTGCGCAACTTTCCTGCGATGTAGCCAATGAGGGGGGCAAAAAACGGATTCCAGTAGCGGAAGATCGCCCATTCAGAATCGAATTCCCTTATCTGCTTAACTGCCTTAATCCAAGTAAGCGGGTTA from Candidatus Neomarinimicrobiota bacterium encodes the following:
- a CDS encoding AAC(3) family N-acetyltransferase — translated: MNQITKLIPLSIRKSIRPLYSSLRSIVRNLRRARMDASSLADLKSDLAAARFGAGDILMVHSAMSQVGNVDGGAGTIIKSFLETVEPSGTLLMPAYGSAADVEEGMKTGSIIDLRTQKSHMGKITEVFRTWPGVIRSSHPFSSVCAIGKQMDYMLSDHWKDPNISHTDSPLGRIVELDAQIVGIGVTIAVGMAVSHVIEDTDETFPIEVHSPIFEAKYIDSNGDSVRRDITRFDPEVSKTRIGSPNTEWINEMLTQHFSAIGLMRQFKFGNAASWVMHAAPVFKELERLAKKGITIYLTESQWKEMNRGNPSIDSWQA
- a CDS encoding SDR family oxidoreductase — protein: MIIITGASKGIGKYLLETYLDRGDEPIIGTYLSTVPQHRVDNFVRIDVCDSTQVVEFVEKIAESANHLTLINCAGISYNAYTHKSDPDEWKKVVETNLFGSYHFIRALLPLMRDQKYGRVINFSSVVAVKPTPGISAYSASKSALWGMTKSLAIENASLNVTINNINLGYSELGMINTVPEEYRKKITAQIPAGFLCEPQDILSTVEYLRNTKYITGSSIDLSGGLV
- a CDS encoding ketoacyl-ACP synthase III produces the protein MKQFVRAVKITGTGSYLPEKIITNEYLESKIDTNAAWIYENLGIKERRIAAENQATSDLASKAALNAIENAGLKVTDIDLIIVATATPDRLAPSTAAIVQDKIQAYNAVAFDISAVCSGFLYAMSVASQYIATSVYDNVLVIGADTFSRITDWTRRDAVFFGDGAGAAIFSHGDVDEGFLAFRLYTDGRGKWNYTIPAGGSEIPSTHESVEQGLHYFQMNGREVYNTGTKVLPIAINQVLADTGLTIDDIDYMIPHQPSIKILQKTAEILKLPWEKVLTNMDKYANTSGGTIPILLDESNRSGKLHGGSTLLFAAVGSGWTYGASILRWS
- a CDS encoding polysaccharide pyruvyl transferase family protein, with the translated sequence MTLKVVIMGARLNSNLGGPSLYVSTEKAIRNYREDVEFKYFTQAGEYAKDQQEQHLYGADVLPLEENFLALGGLFYRIIRFFPFTAYKKSHLALKDADVIVDVWGIMFTDFLGKNTLINRFREGLRLLLGKIYGIPVVKATAALGPFNLKWNRRLAYFYLKHCVNKVMTRDEKSFNELKKIGVVTDVYLTADTAFLLPFEEIPPLFSGTSKGNVLVSVSHQATSRATDEQSYLDIISKFIKQVIDTYEISVTLLPNAIVPEDNDLRIAQKINDLVASEKCILIDPTGLTAMQIKGVVAQSSVVVASRYHTVIAALSLEKPTISIGWHHKYRGVLGLFGMEEWDMPVDKLELDSLQQKFDELWKQRTALSKTIALKLPEVKKDIYDTFKQVLSSVLEK
- a CDS encoding Coenzyme F420 hydrogenase/dehydrogenase, beta subunit C-terminal domain; translation: MFIPIIDESICDFCEESKVGKCVIVCPGVEVNFTKLSQKFIEGTKHSPILGNYDKCYYSHAMDHDVRFTSSSGGVVTSLLIFALEQKLIEGVAVITMDTGLEPRGVIARTSEEVRAAAGSKYCPAHLGDALTEIANSEGRYAVVGLPCHLHGVRKLEKINPRLKSKILYHFGLYCANTNSFHGTEYFLKKNEINPEDVSQLRYRGMGWPGMFSLKMKNGEKKTIKRGTTEKDKKRRAVFSSAFHYDFQLPRCFTCNDLTAELADISFADPWNKKFIAKEKVGKSMLVVRNKIGDELLKLAVKMGAIALEEADPEEVARSQNVDFKNGAQSRLKALNFLGKATPHYIGKEQTTHFRYMWNLGFHIMSFIPKNRTTLKFLPLVQFSRRVLLKLGNLL